Proteins from a genomic interval of Actinoalloteichus hymeniacidonis:
- a CDS encoding M15 family metallopeptidase, translated as MNKTARSAVMALAGLGMLASAGLPAAAHQSTERTGESSVIEISPVTAQRLGASYREGCPVGPEDLRLVGFPHVDFDGVTKRGEIIVHADVAREVGEIFVKLYRSGFPIERVETVEKYDADDDASMAANNTSAFNCRPITGGGGWSNHSYGKAIDINPVQNPYVSSSGTVLPPSGAPFVDRDQDLPGMIHAGDVVERSFADAGWDWGGFWTTPLDYQHFEKP; from the coding sequence ATGAACAAGACAGCACGTTCCGCAGTCATGGCCCTGGCCGGTCTCGGCATGCTCGCCTCGGCCGGTTTGCCCGCCGCCGCGCACCAGAGCACCGAGAGAACGGGAGAGTCATCCGTGATCGAGATCTCGCCGGTCACCGCGCAGCGTCTCGGCGCCAGTTACCGGGAGGGTTGTCCGGTCGGGCCCGAGGACCTGCGGCTGGTCGGTTTCCCGCACGTCGATTTCGATGGGGTGACCAAGCGGGGCGAGATCATCGTGCACGCCGACGTCGCGCGGGAGGTGGGCGAGATCTTCGTCAAGCTCTACCGCAGCGGATTCCCGATCGAGCGGGTCGAGACCGTCGAGAAGTACGACGCCGACGATGACGCCTCGATGGCCGCGAACAACACCTCGGCGTTCAACTGTCGGCCGATCACCGGCGGTGGTGGCTGGTCCAACCACTCCTACGGCAAGGCCATCGATATCAATCCGGTGCAGAATCCGTACGTCAGTTCGAGCGGTACCGTGCTGCCGCCCAGCGGTGCGCCCTTCGTCGACCGGGACCAGGACCTTCCCGGCATGATCCATGCCGGTGACGTGGTGGAGCGCAGCTTCGCCGACGCGGGTTGGGACTGGGGCGGCTTCTGGACCACTCCCCTGGACTACCAGCACTTCGAGAAGCCCTGA
- a CDS encoding superoxide dismutase gives MARYVLPDLDYDYADLEPAVSGEINELHHSKHHAAYVTGANDTIDKIAEARDKGDFSSIVGLQTTLAFHLAGHSLHLVWWKILSPNGGDKPTGELAAAIDEHFGSFDGLRAQLSAVSASIQGNGWGVLAWDPVGERLITQQLKDHHSNLAITTTPLLVFDIWEHAYYLQYRNVKADYIAKLWDVVNWAEVERRFVDARAGRNGLLLPAS, from the coding sequence ATGGCCCGTTACGTACTTCCCGACCTCGACTACGACTACGCGGACCTTGAACCCGCTGTGTCGGGTGAGATCAACGAGCTTCACCACAGCAAGCATCACGCCGCCTATGTCACCGGCGCCAACGACACGATCGACAAGATCGCGGAGGCCAGGGACAAGGGCGATTTCAGCTCGATCGTCGGCTTGCAGACGACCTTGGCCTTCCACCTTGCCGGACACTCGCTGCACCTGGTGTGGTGGAAGATCTTGAGCCCCAACGGTGGCGACAAGCCCACCGGGGAGCTGGCCGCCGCGATCGACGAGCACTTCGGCTCCTTCGATGGCCTGCGCGCACAGCTCAGCGCAGTCTCGGCCTCCATCCAGGGCAACGGTTGGGGTGTGCTGGCCTGGGACCCGGTCGGTGAGCGGCTGATCACCCAGCAGCTCAAGGACCACCACTCCAACTTGGCGATCACCACCACCCCGCTGCTGGTGTTCGACATCTGGGAGCACGCCTACTACCTGCAGTATCGCAACGTCAAGGCCGACTACATCGCGAAATTGTGGGACGTCGTGAACTGGGCCGAGGTCGAGCGCCGGTTCGTCGATGCCCGGGCCGGCCGCAACGGTCTGTTGTTGCCTGCCTCCTGA
- a CDS encoding NADPH-dependent F420 reductase, translated as MTDIGFIGAGNIGGGLARLAAARGYDVLVSNSRGPETLGELVAELGGTARAGTTLEAAAARIVVVSIPLKDYQTVPAEALAGKTVIETNNYYPQRDGRIAELDNNSVTSSELQAAHWRTTKVVKAFNAIPADQISTDASPAGTANRRAIAIAADDAAARAEATELIDRLGFDVVDVGALAESWRIEPETPGYGKRETVSQVETSIASAQRASDPGGRVPSLPWPPPIRTA; from the coding sequence ATGACCGACATCGGTTTCATCGGAGCGGGGAACATCGGCGGCGGCTTGGCGCGGCTCGCGGCAGCCCGAGGCTACGACGTACTGGTCAGCAACTCACGGGGGCCGGAGACACTCGGCGAACTGGTCGCCGAACTCGGCGGTACGGCGCGAGCTGGGACGACGCTCGAAGCGGCCGCCGCGCGCATCGTCGTGGTGAGCATCCCGCTGAAGGACTATCAGACGGTTCCCGCAGAGGCATTGGCCGGGAAGACCGTCATCGAGACGAACAACTACTACCCGCAGCGCGACGGCCGCATCGCGGAACTGGACAACAACTCGGTGACCAGCTCCGAGCTGCAGGCGGCACACTGGCGGACGACGAAGGTCGTCAAGGCGTTCAACGCGATCCCGGCCGACCAGATCAGCACCGACGCGAGTCCTGCGGGCACTGCGAATCGCCGCGCGATTGCGATCGCCGCCGACGATGCCGCGGCACGCGCCGAGGCGACGGAGTTGATCGACCGGCTCGGTTTCGACGTCGTCGATGTCGGCGCGCTCGCCGAGAGCTGGCGAATCGAACCGGAGACTCCGGGTTATGGCAAGCGCGAGACCGTCTCACAGGTCGAGACGAGCATCGCGTCCGCCCAACGGGCCTCGGATCCCGGCGGCCGGGTCCCCTCGCTCCCATGGCCACCGCCCATCCGCACCGCGTGA
- a CDS encoding S8 family peptidase — translation MRLPVLRSTVALAAAAALAIPTAAWAADPVGSLASHSATSTASGQDGPIRSVTLITGDRVLFTENAGDVDVVSVTQPPQRRGIGWTRFWDDTGVSVLPSDALPLVAADRLDERLFHITSLVEQGLADDEQEDLRLLVTDGADDAGNVGIFDSPELPEVAEISHSLPDLGVQSLSVPRTDTPEFWAELTARPTTFTDSTDTLWLDGRVRSTLDTSVPLIGAPQAWESGFTGAGVRVAVLDTGYDTAHPDLADQVVESESFVADLPVQDGNGHGTHVASTIAGSGAASDGRYQGVAPDAELLIGKVLDDSGGGFESDIIAGMEWAAGSGADVVNMSLGGPAFGEGDPMVLALDDLSETHGTLFVTAAGNSGARESVGSPAVADSALAVGSTTKEDGLSEFSSQGPRPWDFGLKPEISAPGTGITAAAAGAGYVSMDGTSMAAPHVAGAAAIVAQAYPEADGDELKSLLLASAQPLADISVHAQGAGRVDVARAVDQRLRAEPAVLGFGRLAWPHDPAKPTTRTMTYHNSTEQPIELALTIDGPAKVVVLDSDTVEVPAQGSAEVEVQVGASNEAVGEYTGHLVAEAGEHRLVTPLSVHVAPEAHDVAIEATDSAGNPSEALFILQDRESGAARMIFASEEPQVRVDAGDYRVIAFGLRYADGEVEAEHTAFVLDSFTVEEGATLRLSGQDSERVEIDLDATDEVRQDLATVILESTLHPELAVGIQVDALPNNLVIPSGPVPNLEYHYSGFWGVPWASATVLGDDGFEVGWALEQSIEGHDLSAEGTLIDVTRTAPEDIGDMTGMIPLIADTDGSLDEVQLLALVESLERQGAELVLSFNYIEDMSILPVVQVYHPVDVQRLLSRIETRPTDIAVTLTPQSPTGFHLADSVFGGLDAETTDWRFDQEELAEVESVHNHPLGVAREWTPVLYNVEGGISLAVESPRRLPHRRTDYYSPDVEWSTYTSLGHDETTFEPYPDLQTSFVGLPAGPHPAHTFWVGPLGPSLPQSRFSPEGTVPPVFRRDDVLTVDVPMFGDSNAHNIAFPHQIDTGNTVLRQDDTEIGRSESAGSGSFQLPAGSDGWFELSATGTRSAEWWPISTEVQAEWRFQSGSTEEGTIAAPRLLDIRYDLDLDETNSASAGAAVTGSVTAAATEGESPLIELVLSYSLDDGVTWQEASAKQDGDIWTVEIPAADEGSFVSLRTTAEDESEHSVTEEIIRAYQVK, via the coding sequence ATGCGATTACCCGTTCTCCGATCGACCGTCGCGCTGGCGGCTGCGGCCGCGCTGGCCATACCCACCGCCGCGTGGGCCGCAGACCCCGTCGGCAGCCTGGCATCACACAGCGCGACAAGCACCGCGTCGGGGCAGGATGGCCCGATTCGTTCCGTCACCCTGATCACCGGCGACCGGGTGCTGTTCACCGAGAACGCAGGCGATGTCGATGTGGTGTCGGTTACGCAGCCGCCCCAGCGTCGGGGTATCGGTTGGACTCGGTTCTGGGACGACACCGGGGTCTCGGTGTTGCCGTCCGACGCCTTGCCACTGGTCGCGGCGGACCGACTCGACGAGCGCCTGTTCCACATCACGAGTTTGGTCGAGCAGGGACTGGCCGATGACGAGCAGGAAGACCTTCGGCTGCTCGTCACCGACGGCGCGGACGACGCAGGAAATGTCGGGATCTTCGACTCCCCCGAGCTTCCCGAGGTAGCGGAGATCTCGCATTCGCTGCCCGACCTCGGCGTGCAGAGCCTGTCGGTTCCACGTACCGACACCCCGGAATTCTGGGCCGAGCTGACCGCCCGGCCCACCACCTTCACCGACTCGACCGACACCCTGTGGTTGGACGGCCGAGTGCGATCCACCTTGGACACCAGTGTGCCGTTGATCGGTGCGCCCCAAGCGTGGGAGTCCGGCTTCACCGGCGCCGGTGTGCGCGTGGCCGTGCTGGACACCGGTTATGACACCGCCCATCCAGACCTGGCAGACCAGGTGGTCGAGTCGGAGAGCTTCGTCGCCGACCTGCCGGTCCAGGACGGCAACGGCCACGGCACTCACGTCGCGAGCACCATCGCGGGCAGCGGCGCGGCATCCGATGGCCGGTATCAGGGCGTCGCCCCCGACGCGGAACTGCTGATCGGCAAGGTACTCGACGACAGCGGCGGTGGTTTCGAGAGCGACATCATCGCGGGGATGGAATGGGCCGCCGGGTCGGGAGCCGACGTGGTCAACATGAGCCTCGGTGGCCCGGCCTTCGGCGAAGGCGACCCGATGGTCTTGGCCTTGGACGACCTATCCGAGACACACGGCACCCTCTTCGTGACGGCTGCGGGTAACTCCGGTGCCCGTGAGAGCGTGGGCAGTCCCGCCGTGGCGGATTCCGCACTCGCCGTCGGCAGCACCACCAAGGAAGACGGCCTGAGCGAGTTCTCCAGCCAGGGCCCGCGACCATGGGACTTCGGGCTCAAACCGGAGATCAGCGCGCCCGGCACCGGCATCACGGCCGCAGCCGCAGGCGCGGGCTACGTCAGCATGGACGGCACGTCGATGGCCGCACCGCATGTCGCGGGTGCGGCAGCCATCGTCGCGCAGGCCTATCCCGAGGCCGACGGAGACGAACTGAAATCGCTGCTCCTCGCCAGCGCTCAACCACTTGCCGATATCAGCGTGCACGCACAGGGCGCGGGTCGGGTGGATGTCGCCCGCGCCGTGGACCAACGACTCCGCGCCGAACCGGCCGTGCTCGGTTTCGGCAGGCTGGCCTGGCCGCACGATCCGGCCAAGCCGACCACGCGGACCATGACCTACCACAACTCGACAGAGCAGCCTATCGAGTTGGCGCTGACGATCGACGGTCCGGCCAAGGTCGTCGTACTCGATAGCGACACTGTCGAGGTGCCCGCCCAGGGCAGCGCCGAGGTAGAGGTCCAGGTCGGGGCGAGCAACGAGGCCGTCGGCGAGTACACCGGTCACCTGGTCGCCGAGGCGGGTGAGCACCGACTGGTCACACCGCTGTCGGTACACGTCGCGCCCGAGGCACATGACGTGGCGATCGAGGCCACCGATAGCGCTGGCAACCCGTCCGAAGCCCTGTTCATCCTGCAGGATCGTGAATCGGGCGCCGCCCGAATGATCTTCGCGTCCGAGGAGCCACAGGTCCGGGTCGACGCCGGTGACTATCGGGTGATCGCCTTCGGACTGCGATATGCCGATGGCGAAGTGGAAGCAGAGCACACGGCTTTCGTCCTCGACTCGTTCACCGTCGAGGAAGGAGCGACCCTACGACTATCCGGACAGGACAGCGAGCGCGTCGAGATCGACCTCGACGCAACCGACGAGGTACGGCAGGACCTCGCCACCGTCATTCTGGAATCCACGCTTCATCCGGAACTCGCCGTAGGAATCCAGGTCGATGCCCTACCGAACAACCTGGTGATCCCCTCCGGCCCGGTTCCGAACCTGGAATACCACTACTCGGGCTTCTGGGGCGTGCCGTGGGCCTCGGCGACCGTGCTCGGTGATGACGGGTTCGAGGTGGGTTGGGCGTTGGAGCAGTCGATCGAAGGCCATGATCTGAGCGCCGAGGGCACTCTGATCGATGTCACCCGGACGGCCCCGGAGGACATCGGGGATATGACTGGGATGATCCCGTTGATCGCCGATACCGACGGCTCCTTGGACGAGGTACAACTCCTCGCCCTGGTCGAGTCGCTGGAGCGGCAGGGCGCCGAGCTGGTGCTGTCGTTCAACTACATCGAGGACATGTCGATCCTTCCCGTCGTGCAGGTCTACCACCCCGTCGATGTCCAGCGACTGCTATCGCGGATCGAGACCCGCCCGACGGACATCGCGGTGACGCTGACCCCGCAGAGCCCGACCGGTTTCCATCTCGCCGATTCGGTGTTCGGTGGGCTCGACGCCGAGACGACGGATTGGCGATTCGACCAGGAGGAGCTCGCCGAGGTCGAGAGTGTCCACAACCACCCGTTGGGCGTCGCCCGGGAGTGGACGCCGGTGTTGTACAACGTCGAGGGTGGGATCTCGCTCGCGGTGGAATCCCCCCGTCGGCTTCCGCATCGGCGCACCGACTACTACTCACCCGATGTCGAATGGTCCACCTACACCTCCCTCGGCCATGACGAGACAACCTTCGAGCCATACCCCGATCTACAGACCTCCTTCGTGGGCCTGCCCGCCGGGCCGCACCCCGCGCATACCTTCTGGGTGGGGCCGCTGGGCCCGTCGTTGCCGCAGTCCCGCTTCTCACCCGAGGGCACGGTGCCGCCGGTGTTTCGCCGGGATGACGTGTTGACCGTCGATGTGCCGATGTTCGGTGACAGCAACGCGCACAACATCGCCTTCCCACACCAGATCGACACCGGGAACACCGTCCTGCGTCAGGACGACACCGAGATCGGCCGCAGCGAGTCGGCAGGCTCGGGTTCCTTCCAGCTGCCCGCAGGTTCGGATGGCTGGTTCGAGTTGTCGGCCACCGGAACCCGTTCCGCCGAATGGTGGCCGATCTCCACCGAGGTACAGGCCGAATGGCGCTTCCAGTCGGGGTCCACCGAGGAAGGCACCATCGCAGCTCCCCGCTTGCTCGACATCCGGTACGACCTCGACCTGGATGAAACGAATTCCGCCTCGGCGGGAGCGGCGGTCACCGGTTCGGTGACGGCTGCTGCCACCGAGGGTGAGTCGCCGCTCATCGAGCTAGTCCTCTCCTATTCACTCGATGACGGCGTCACCTGGCAGGAGGCCTCGGCCAAGCAGGACGGCGACATCTGGACGGTGGAGATTCCCGCAGCGGATGAGGGCTCCTTCGTCTCGTTGCGCACGACGGCCGAGGACGAGAGTGAACACTCGGTGACCGAGGAGATCATCCGGGCGTACCAGGTGAAGTGA
- a CDS encoding S8 family peptidase yields MRLPDPRSATALAAALALAIPAAAFGAGPPGEPPPDHSKASASDGTLRSLTLITGDRVLFTESAGTVDVLAVQQPPEREGVGWVRSWDDSGVSVVPSDASPLVMAGRLDERLFHITNLVEQGLADDDHADLRLLLTDGEDESDDVGIFDTAALPSVAEVTTSLPDLGVQGLSIPRADAQDFWSELTARPATFTDSADTLWLDGRKQASLDVSAGLVGAPEAWESGFTGAGVRVAVLDTGYDTTHPDLADKVVAAESFVPGLTVQDGEGHGTHVASTIAGSGAASDGRYRGVAPEAELLIGKVLDDTGGGFDSEIIAGMEWAAESGAEVVNMSLGGPDSGGDDPLVDAVNSLSETHGALFVVAAGNSGGSETIDSPAVADAALAVGSTTKEDELSDFSSQGPRYGDFGLKPEIAAPGSDITAAGAEVLGEDYVSMSGTSMAAPHVAGAAVMVAQAHPEADGAELKSRLVGGAEPLSDISVHAQGAGRLDVERATAQQLHAEPSTLGIGRLEWPHDPAEPTIRTLTYHNPTQQDIELALEFDGPPGVISLSTETMEVPAQGSAEVEIRVAPGNEDLGDYTGHLVAVSDELRLVTPWSVQVSAEAYEIPIEATDSAGDPVELRISLQHHETGEIFSGWLFGSAQARLNAGDYRVVALAVRYADGLRAEENIAMAIDRFTVDADAVLRLSGPDSEPVDIGVDGVEGVAQDSAGVTLLSSLDTGSQIGLVGHASPGGTRVIPSTTPVPGLEYHYEAFWAVPWASVTVLGEDGFTLLRTSERSNEGHDLHTEGTLVDITHVAPDDIGDMTGMIPLIADIAREFDDEHILALVESAARQGAETVLSPNYVADLSILPVVQMYTPEAHRLLYRLEEGPADLAVTLTSRSPVAIHLADSVFDVLDPEEIDWRFSTDELAELETVHHSPIGSSADWGSAVSYRTESGMDGVVVAKRRTPHRRTEYYSPDVEWATYTLLGLFPAMQTVYERFAVGPNPQHGFWVGPLGPSLPNSRSTYDEDTVPPVFRQDDVLDVQVSMFGDSDPRNIAFPTEVDTGSTVLSQDGTEIGRSDAAGLGSFELPASADGWFELSTTGKRSAEWWPISTEVRADWRFHSGPGEAGAMATPRLLDVRYGLDLDEMNSATADEPVEGTVTAAAHPDAAAEPVTEFGLEYSLDDGDTWQNAVTQQSGDAWTVEIPATAADQQVSLRATASDASGHSVTETIIKAYSVR; encoded by the coding sequence ATGCGATTACCCGATCCACGATCGGCGACTGCGCTGGCGGCTGCGCTCGCGCTGGCCATCCCCGCAGCCGCGTTCGGAGCCGGTCCTCCCGGCGAACCGCCGCCCGACCACAGCAAAGCCAGTGCATCGGACGGAACGCTTCGATCGCTCACCTTGATCACCGGCGATCGCGTGCTCTTCACCGAGAGCGCGGGCACGGTCGACGTTCTCGCGGTGCAACAGCCCCCGGAACGTGAGGGCGTCGGTTGGGTTCGCAGCTGGGATGACTCCGGTGTCTCGGTGGTGCCGTCCGACGCGAGCCCGTTGGTGATGGCAGGCAGACTCGATGAACGGCTGTTCCACATCACGAATCTCGTCGAACAGGGACTGGCCGACGACGACCATGCCGATCTGCGGTTGCTGCTGACCGACGGCGAGGACGAATCCGATGACGTCGGAATCTTCGACACGGCCGCGCTTCCCTCGGTAGCCGAGGTCACGACTTCGCTGCCCGACCTCGGTGTACAGGGCCTGTCCATTCCCCGGGCCGATGCCCAGGACTTCTGGTCCGAGCTGACGGCTCGGCCCGCCACCTTCACCGACTCGGCCGACACGTTATGGCTCGATGGCCGAAAGCAGGCCAGTCTGGACGTCAGCGCCGGCCTGGTCGGAGCACCCGAGGCCTGGGAATCCGGTTTCACCGGTGCCGGGGTACGGGTGGCCGTGCTGGACACCGGCTACGACACGACGCATCCCGACCTGGCCGACAAGGTCGTCGCTGCCGAGAGCTTCGTGCCCGGCCTGACCGTTCAGGACGGCGAGGGCCACGGCACTCACGTCGCCAGCACCATCGCAGGCAGCGGTGCCGCATCCGACGGGCGCTACCGGGGTGTGGCGCCGGAGGCGGAGTTGCTGATCGGCAAGGTGCTTGATGACACCGGCGGCGGTTTCGACAGCGAGATCATCGCGGGCATGGAGTGGGCCGCCGAGTCCGGCGCCGAGGTGGTCAACATGAGTCTGGGTGGTCCGGACTCCGGCGGAGACGATCCGTTGGTCGACGCGGTGAACAGTCTCTCGGAGACCCACGGCGCTCTCTTCGTGGTCGCTGCGGGCAATTCCGGGGGAAGCGAGACCATCGACAGCCCCGCCGTGGCCGATGCCGCGCTCGCAGTCGGCAGCACCACCAAGGAAGACGAGCTCAGCGATTTCTCCAGCCAGGGACCTCGTTATGGTGACTTCGGCTTGAAGCCGGAGATCGCCGCGCCCGGTTCCGACATCACGGCGGCGGGGGCCGAGGTCCTCGGCGAGGACTACGTCAGCATGTCCGGTACCTCGATGGCGGCGCCGCACGTCGCGGGAGCAGCCGTCATGGTGGCCCAGGCGCATCCGGAGGCAGACGGCGCGGAATTGAAGTCGCGACTCGTCGGCGGTGCAGAGCCGCTGAGCGACATCAGCGTTCACGCGCAGGGCGCCGGCCGCTTGGACGTCGAACGCGCCACCGCCCAGCAGCTCCACGCCGAGCCCTCGACGCTGGGCATCGGCAGGCTGGAATGGCCGCACGATCCCGCCGAACCGACCATCCGGACGCTGACCTACCACAACCCCACCCAGCAGGACATCGAGCTGGCGTTGGAGTTCGACGGGCCACCTGGTGTCATATCGCTCAGCACCGAGACCATGGAGGTGCCTGCGCAAGGCAGTGCCGAGGTCGAGATCCGAGTCGCACCGGGTAACGAGGACCTCGGGGACTACACCGGCCACCTGGTCGCGGTGTCGGACGAGCTACGACTGGTCACGCCGTGGTCGGTCCAGGTCTCCGCCGAGGCCTATGAGATTCCCATCGAGGCCACCGACAGTGCGGGCGATCCCGTCGAACTGCGGATCTCGCTGCAACACCACGAGACCGGTGAGATCTTCAGCGGCTGGCTCTTCGGGTCCGCACAAGCCCGGTTGAACGCCGGTGATTACCGGGTGGTCGCCCTCGCGGTGCGATACGCCGATGGCCTCCGGGCGGAGGAGAACATCGCAATGGCGATCGACAGGTTCACCGTCGACGCGGATGCGGTGCTACGCCTCTCCGGACCGGACAGCGAGCCCGTCGATATCGGTGTCGACGGAGTCGAGGGAGTCGCGCAGGACTCCGCAGGAGTCACCCTCCTATCCAGCCTGGATACGGGCAGTCAGATCGGCCTTGTAGGCCACGCCTCGCCAGGTGGCACCCGGGTGATCCCATCGACGACGCCGGTACCGGGTTTGGAATACCACTATGAAGCGTTCTGGGCTGTGCCGTGGGCATCGGTGACGGTGCTCGGCGAGGACGGCTTCACCCTGCTTCGAACATCGGAGCGGTCGAACGAGGGCCACGATCTACACACCGAGGGGACCCTGGTCGATATCACGCACGTGGCTCCGGACGACATCGGTGACATGACGGGAATGATCCCGCTGATCGCCGATATAGCCCGTGAATTCGACGACGAACACATCCTCGCGTTGGTCGAGTCCGCAGCACGCCAGGGTGCCGAAACGGTGCTGTCGCCCAACTACGTCGCGGATCTCTCGATCCTGCCCGTGGTGCAGATGTACACCCCCGAAGCCCACCGGCTGCTCTACCGGTTGGAAGAGGGACCTGCCGATCTCGCGGTGACTCTGACCTCGAGAAGTCCGGTGGCGATCCATCTCGCGGATTCGGTCTTCGACGTACTCGATCCCGAGGAGATCGACTGGCGATTCAGCACGGACGAGCTTGCCGAACTCGAGACCGTCCACCACAGCCCGATCGGAAGCAGCGCGGACTGGGGATCTGCCGTGAGCTATCGCACCGAGAGCGGGATGGACGGTGTCGTCGTCGCGAAACGACGGACTCCGCATCGACGTACCGAGTACTACTCACCCGATGTCGAGTGGGCCACCTACACACTACTCGGCCTCTTCCCCGCGATGCAGACGGTCTATGAGCGCTTCGCTGTCGGCCCAAACCCACAGCACGGTTTCTGGGTGGGCCCCTTGGGTCCCTCGCTGCCGAACTCCCGCAGCACCTACGACGAAGACACGGTTCCGCCGGTATTCCGCCAGGACGACGTCCTCGACGTCCAGGTGTCGATGTTCGGCGACAGCGATCCCCGCAATATCGCCTTCCCCACCGAGGTCGATACCGGTAGCACCGTACTGAGCCAGGACGGCACCGAGATCGGTCGCAGTGACGCGGCAGGCCTGGGTTCGTTCGAACTGCCTGCATCGGCGGATGGCTGGTTCGAACTGTCGACGACCGGAAAGCGATCCGCCGAGTGGTGGCCGATCTCCACCGAGGTACGGGCCGACTGGCGCTTTCACTCCGGTCCCGGCGAGGCAGGGGCGATGGCCACTCCCCGACTCCTCGATGTCCGTTATGGCCTTGATCTGGACGAGATGAACTCCGCCACGGCCGACGAACCCGTCGAGGGAACGGTGACCGCGGCCGCGCATCCGGATGCCGCCGCCGAACCGGTGACCGAGTTCGGGCTGGAGTACTCCCTGGACGACGGGGACACCTGGCAGAACGCGGTGACACAGCAGTCGGGCGATGCGTGGACTGTCGAGATTCCCGCGACCGCAGCGGATCAGCAGGTCTCGCTTCGAGCGACTGCGTCCGACGCAAGCGGCCACTCCGTGACCGAGACGATCATCAAGGCCTACTCGGTGCGGTGA
- a CDS encoding DUF3817 domain-containing protein has translation MRPEYALLTRAAQLEFVSLAVLLANLATVHWGPITSAIGPVHGCSYLLVIIAAAMAEHAPRKTLLTAIIPGIGGLLALRLTRRPRTDGRQAADAEQH, from the coding sequence GTGCGACCCGAGTACGCGTTACTCACCAGGGCCGCTCAGCTCGAATTCGTGTCCCTGGCGGTGCTGCTGGCAAACCTGGCCACCGTCCATTGGGGTCCGATCACCTCGGCAATCGGACCTGTCCACGGGTGCTCCTATCTCCTCGTCATCATCGCTGCCGCCATGGCCGAGCACGCCCCGAGGAAAACCCTGCTCACAGCCATTATTCCGGGCATCGGGGGACTGCTGGCCCTACGCCTCACACGACGACCCCGGACCGATGGCAGGCAGGCGGCCGACGCGGAACAGCATTGA
- a CDS encoding DUF2269 family protein: MTKFLLSVHVIAAIIAIGPVAVAASMFPVAARTALSSPGDNRAVAVLRTLHRICRVYAVVGVVVPVFGIATAVSLGVLTDAWLIVSMTLTAIAAALLIMVLLPIQDTLLTQVGVEPPSAAADTTTALTRRLAMTTGMFNLLWATVTVLMIVRPGSTTGV, from the coding sequence TTGACCAAGTTCCTGCTCAGCGTGCACGTCATCGCCGCGATCATCGCTATCGGGCCGGTCGCCGTGGCGGCCAGCATGTTCCCCGTCGCGGCGCGCACCGCGCTCTCATCCCCTGGCGACAACCGAGCGGTCGCGGTGTTGCGGACCCTGCACCGCATCTGCCGGGTCTACGCGGTCGTCGGAGTGGTGGTGCCCGTCTTCGGTATCGCCACTGCGGTGAGTCTCGGTGTCCTCACCGATGCATGGTTGATCGTCTCGATGACCCTGACCGCCATCGCGGCGGCCCTTCTGATCATGGTTCTCCTGCCGATCCAGGACACCCTGCTCACCCAGGTCGGCGTCGAACCGCCCTCGGCAGCCGCCGATACGACCACCGCCCTAACCCGCCGATTGGCCATGACCACCGGGATGTTCAACCTGCTGTGGGCCACGGTCACCGTCTTGATGATCGTGCGTCCCGGTTCGACAACCGGGGTGTGA